One window from the genome of Populus alba chromosome 15, ASM523922v2, whole genome shotgun sequence encodes:
- the LOC118057484 gene encoding uncharacterized protein, whose protein sequence is MIHNGEGTHDTIPRPTSSDPFGSIKPDGGDASPASASQHSSCGESEFERYCSATSVMGGAPSICSGSFGPSFHDCIKSDVGSLKSLDNFSPGPKSFHFGFDDNRNLEDQKLSNSGIDCLDSSFEENGIDGLEIRGSEMDSKRESARLGIENGENDGCLSGLDVEVGLGFDGGEVERGEDGGSSRYGYSEDDDSMYGCGSDDENRKNMNFRKNVFLGEEGKVGDANPLIMGSSVAFGSEDWDDFELETRGGIGASFTLDKFQQPEQGQETDGNFFSSTSVALTVAPVVSETEIGKGLMEEHAGIRDSAADGSGEKLNSATKVSFGVQNSVLDQVEDVRDIPVASCQVQGGHELAKDDKGTSIVPVGFPGCCEPQEEDVKNISLNCNQVQGANDTTELYKNCPVSSVFEVEQEPLVEKSAIVLGMDFTDHHVDDLNPSVKSGEVVCTDDNVTLENEEAGNLKVEADPFSDTTNQLCSRTGEYSENASAEFIVDQKINSTRSMLENNMKKASEDAPGSVIPYKDHPAVVKAENSELMEFYDEIVNEMEEILLDSVESPGARFPRGNHMFQSQLLMSTASTSGTDEAYMLITQPQRIDRVEVVGAKQKMGDVSLSERLVGVKEYTAYIIRVWSGKNQWEVERRYRDFYTLYRRLKSLFADQGWTLPSPWSSVEKESRKIFGNASPDVVSERSVLIQECLHSTIHSGFFSSPPSALVWFLFPRDSFPSSPAARTLVPQSVFSNRGEDAGNISTLGKTISLIVEIRPFKSTKQMLEAQHYTCAGCHNHFDDGMTLMRDFVQTLGWGKPRLCEYTGQLFCSSCHTNETAVLPARVLHYWDFIEYPVSQLAKSYLDSIYEQPMLCVSAVNPFLFSKVPALHHIMDVRKKIGTMLSYVRCPFCRTITEGLGSRRYLLEGNDFFALRDLIDLSKGAFAALPVMVETVSRKILEHITEQCLICCDVGVPCSARQACNDPSSLIFPFQEGEIERCASCESAFHKPCFGKLTNCYCGAHLRTDEVMESTSSLSRKASGLILGRRSGSAMGLGLFSGLLSKANPEKVKDHKDNDAIILMGSLPSNFL, encoded by the exons ATGATTCATAATGGAGAAGGGACCCACGACACCATCCCGAGGCCCACCTCTTCTGATCCGTTCGGTTCTATCAAACCGGACGGTGGTGATGCATCGCCTGCATCAGCATCACAGCATTCCTCATGTGGAGAATCGGAGTTCGAGCGGTACTGTAGCGCCACCTCAGTTATGGGCGGCGCACCTAGTATTTGTAGTGGTTCGTTTGGTCCTTCTTTTCATGATTGTATAAAGTCTGATGTTGGGTCCTTAAAAAGTTTGGATAATTTTAGCCCGGGGCCGAAAAGTTTCCATTTTGGGTTTGATGATAATAGGAACTTAGAGGATCAAAAGCTATCAAATTCGGGTATTGATTGTTTAGATAGCAGTTTTGAAGAAAATGGGATTGATGGGTTGGAAATTCGTGGTAGTGAAATGGACAGTAAGCGGGAGAGTGCTCGTTTGGGAATTGAGAATGGAGAGAATGATGGTTGTTTAAGTGGGTTGGATGTGGAGGTGGGTTTGGGTTTTGATGGAGGGGAAGTGGAGAGAGGGGAAGATGGGGGTTCGTCTAGATATGGCTATTCGGAAGATGATGATTCGATGTATGGGTGTGGTTCGGATGATGAGAATAGGAAGAATATGAATTTTCGGAAGAACGTGTTTCTTGGCGAGGAAGGGAAAGTTGGTGATGCGAACCCGTTGATTATGGGTTCATCTGTGGCTTTTGGGTCGGAGGATTGGGATGATTTTGAGCTAGAAACAAGGGGAGGCATTGGAGCTTCTTTTACCTTAGATAAATTTCAGCAGCCGGAGCAGGGTCAGGAGACTGATGGAAACTTTTTTAGTTCTACTTCTGTGGCTTTGACTGTGGCACCAGTTGTTAGTGAAACAGAAATAGGGAAAGGTTTGATGGAGGAACATGCTGGCATCAGAGACAGTGCAGCTGATGGTTCAGGAGAGAAGCTCAATTCTGCTACTAAGGTCTCTTTTGGTGTACAGAATTCTGTCCTGGACCAAGTGGAAGATGTGAGAGACATTCCTGTAGCCAGTTGTCAGGTGCAAGGTGGTCATGAATTAGCCAAAGATGATAAAGGTACCTCGATCGTGCCAGTTGGTTTTCCAGGCTGTTGTGAACCACAGGAAgaagatgttaaaaatatttctcttaACTGCAATCAAGTCCAAGGTGCTAATGATACAACAGAGCTTTATAAAAATTGTCCTGTCAGTAGTGTCTTTGAGGTGGAGCAGGAACCTCTGGTGGAAAAATCTGCCATAGTGTTAGGAATGGATTTTACAGATCATCATGTGGATGATCTGAATCCATCTGTGAAATCCGGGGAAGTTGTTTGCACTGATGACAACGTAACTTTGGAAAATGAAGAGGCTGGGAATTTAAAAGTAGAGGCAGACCCCTTTTCTGATACAACCAATCAACTTTGTTCCCGCACAGGTGAATATTCAGAAAATGCAAGTGCAGAATTCATTGTggaccaaaaaataaattcaactcgGTCAATGCTTGAAAATAACATGAAGAAAGCATCAGAAGATGCTCCTGGTTCTGTGATTCCTTACAAAGACCATCCTGCGGTGGTTAAG GCAGAGAATTCTGAGCTCATGGAATTTTACGATGAGATTGTTAATGAAATGGAAGAAATTTTACTTGATTCTGTTGAATCTCCAGGGGCCAGGTTTCCTCGGGGTAATCACATGTTTCAGTCACAGCTATTAATGTCAACTGCTTCTACTTCTGGTACTGATGAGGCTTATATGCTAATTACACAGCCACAGAGAATTGATAGGGTTGAAGTTGTAGGTGCAAAGCAGAAGATGGGAGATGTCTCACTTAGTGAAAGGTTGGTTGGAGTGAAGGAATATACTGCATATATAATAAGGGTATGGAGTGGAAAAAACCAGTGGGAGGTTGAACGCAGGTATCGTGATTTCTATACACTCTATCGTAGGCTGAAATCATTATTTGCTGACCAGGGCTGGACTCTTCCTTCTCCATGGTCCTCTGTGGAAAAGGAATCTAGAAAAATATTCGGGAATGCATCTCCAGATGTTGTTTCTGAGAGAAGTGTTCTTATTCAGGAGTGCTTACATTCAACTATCCATTCTGGGTTCTTTTCCAGTCCCCCAAGTGCACTGGTTTGGTTCTTGTTTCCTCGAGATTCATTTCCTAGTTCCCCAGCGGCAAGAACACTAGTTCCTCAGTCTGTATTTTCTAACAGAGGGGAAGATGCAGGAAATATTTCCACTTTAGGGAAGACAATATCACTTATTGTTGAAATTCGGCCATTCAAATCTACTAAACAGATGCTAGAAGCACAACATTATACTTGTGCTGGATGCCACAACCATTTTGATGATGGGATGACATTAATGCGGGACTTTGTACAGACACTTGGGTGGGGAAAGCCTCGACTTTGCGAGTACACTGGTCAGTTATTTTGTTCTTCATGCCATACAAATGAGACCGCAGTTTTGCCAGCAAGAGTTCTACATTATTGGGATTTTATTGAATACCCAGTTTCTCAGTTGGCCAAGTCATACCTGGATTCCATCTATGAACAG CCCATGCTTTGTGTAAGTGCGGTCAATCCTTTCCTATTCTCCAAGGTCCCAGCCTTGCACCATATCATGGATGTCAGGAAAAAAATTGGAACTATGCTTTCATATGTTCGATGTCCATTCTGCAGGACCATCACTGAAGGACTCGGTTCTCGAAGATATCTTCTTGAAGGCAATGATTTTTTTGCCCTTAGAGACCTCATAGATCTCTCAAAAGGGGCTTTTGCAG CACTACCAGTGATGGTGGAAACTGTTTCAAGGAAAATCCTGGAGCATATAACAGAGCAATGCCTCATATGCTGTGATGTGGGAGTCCCCTGCAGTGCCCGTCAAGCTTGTAATGATCCATCCTCActcatttttccttttcag GAAGGCGAAATTGAAAGGTGTGCTTCTTGCGAATCAGCATTCCACAAGCCCTGCTTCGGCAAGCTTACAAATTGCTATTGTGGGGCACACCTCAGGACAGACGAGGTCATGGAGTCAACCAGTAGCTTGAGCCGTAAGGCCAGTGGTCTCATTCTGGGAAGGAGATCGGGCTCTGCTATGGGTCTAGGATTGTTCTCCGGATTACTTTCAAAGGCAAATCCGGAAAAAGTGAAGGATCACAAGGATAATGATGCTATTATTTTAATGGGTTCTTTGCCAAGCAATTTTCTTTAA